The following coding sequences lie in one Mustelus asterias chromosome 8, sMusAst1.hap1.1, whole genome shotgun sequence genomic window:
- the LOC144497894 gene encoding regulator of G-protein signaling 21-like gives MQTVLFLFPQLNLSAPKEEPYRIIKQENQEGKGENKHRHKEKRNRLSLLLQKAESREIFIPFPSKPDKTNAPLEEPSKWGVSLDQLLAQKSGLGLFRTFLQSEYSEENIEFWMACEDYKKTKSPAKLASKAKKIYSDFIETDAPKEVNIDFHTKEVTKKNILQPTLSCFDLAQRKVHMLMEKDSYPRFLKSELYKDLLKQTQVENHGYRRRSQSFTSTGLLQTQAEFTAWL, from the exons ATGCAGACTGTGCTGTTCCTGTTCCCACAGCTCAACCTGTCAGCTCCTAAAGAAGAGCCTTATAGGATCATCAAGCAGGAGAACCAAGAGGGGAAAGGCGAGAATAAACACAG GCATAAGGAGAAACGGAATCGGTTAAGCCTCCTCCTGCAGAAGGCGGAATCACGTGAAATCTTCATACCGTTCCCCAGTAAACCTGATAAAACAAA tGCACCCCTTGAAGAACCATCAAAATGGGGCGTATCTCTAGACCAGCTCCTGGCACAGAAAT CTGGTTTGGGTCTCTTTCGCACTTTCCTGCAATCAGAGTACAGTGAGGAGAATATCGAATTCTGGATGGCCTGTGAGGACTACAAGAAAACCAAGTCTCCTGCAAAACTAGCTTCCAAAGCAAAGAAAATCTAttcggatttcatagaaactgaTGCTCCAAAAGAG GTGAACATTGACTTTCATACCAAAGAAGTGACTAAGAAGAACATTTTACAACCCACTTTGTCTTGTTTTGACTTGGCACAGAGAAAAGTGCACATGCTGATGGAGAAAGACTCTTACCCCAGGTTCCTCAAATCCGAGCTCTACAAAGATTTGTTAAAGCAGACACAGGTGGAGAACCATGGGTACAGGCGACGATCGCAGTCCTTCACATCAACAGGTCTCCTTCAAACGCAAGCAGAGTTCACTGCCTGGCTTTAA